The region GATGTCCGCACTGCCGCCGAGCAGCGCCTCGAGGCCACGTCCCAAGCCCTTCTTCTTTGGTACCGCGTTCATGTCTTTCTTCCTCGCTTCGCTCATGTCCGGATCACGACACCTCGAACGCGCGCACGCGATCGATCATCTCGGCGCCGAACTGCAGATAGGCCTGCGCACCACGCGAGTTACGGTCGAACACGACGCCCGGCAACCCGTAACTCGGCGCTTCCGCGAGGCGCACGTTGCGCGGAATCACCGCGTCGAACACCTTGTCGCCGAAGTGCGCTTTCAATTGATCGGAGACTTGCTGCTGGAGCGTAATGCGCGGATCGAACATCACGCGCAGCAAGCCGATGATCTTCAGATCGCGGTTCATGTTCGCGTGAACCTGCTTGATCGTGTTGACGAGATCCGACAGCCCTTCGAGCGCGAAGTACTCGCACTGCATCGGAATCACGACCCCGTGCGCCGCGCACAGGCCGTTCAGCGTCAGCAGCGACAGCGTCGGCGGGCAGTCGATCAGCACGAAGTCGTAATCGTCGGCCACACGCTCCAGTGCGGCTTTCAGCCGCCGTTCGCGGTTGTCGATGCTGATCAGCTCGATCTCGGCACCGGACAACTCGCGGTTGGCCGGCAGCACGTCGTACGTGACGCCGTCCGGGCGCACTCGCGCGTCCGAGATCGATACGCCGTCGACCAGCACTTCGTACACGGTT is a window of Burkholderia latens DNA encoding:
- a CDS encoding ParA family protein, which produces MAKIFCVANQKGGVGKTTTSVNLAASLAAQEQRVLLIDLDPQGNATMGSGIDKAACESTVYEVLVDGVSISDARVRPDGVTYDVLPANRELSGAEIELISIDNRERRLKAALERVADDYDFVLIDCPPTLSLLTLNGLCAAHGVVIPMQCEYFALEGLSDLVNTIKQVHANMNRDLKIIGLLRVMFDPRITLQQQVSDQLKAHFGDKVFDAVIPRNVRLAEAPSYGLPGVVFDRNSRGAQAYLQFGAEMIDRVRAFEVS